The genomic segment TCGCACGGTCATACTCACCCTTTTTGCCATAGGCAAGTCCCCGGTTGTTGTACGCCCCAGCGTCGTTCGGGTTTAACTCTATCGCCTTTGTAAAGTCCGCTATCGCAAGGTCATACTCACCCATCTCGGCATAAGTAATCCCCCGGTTGTTGTACGCCTCAACCAGATTCGGGTTTAACTCTATCGCCTTTGTAAAGTCTGCTATCGCACGGTCAAATTCACCTCTCTCGTAATAGGCAGTCCCCCGGTTGAAATACACCTCAGCCAGATTCGGGTTTAACTCTATCGCCTTTGTAAAGTCTGCTATCGCACGGTCAAATTCACCTCTCTCGTAATAGGCAGTCCCCCGGTTGAAATACACCTCAGCCAGATTCGGGTTTAACTCTATCACCTTTGTAAAGTCCGCAATCGCACGGTCATACTCACCCTTCTCGTCATAGGCAGTTCCCCGGTTGAAGTACGCCTCAGCCGAATTCGGGTTTAACTCTATCGCCTTTGTAAAGTCTGAAATTGCAAGGTCAAACTCACCCCTCTCGTCATAGGCATTTCCCCGGTTGTTGTACGCCTCAACCAGATTCGGGTTTAACTCTATCGCCTTTGTAAAGTCCGCAATCGCACGGTCATACTCACCCTTTCTTGCATGAGCAATTCCCCGGTTGTAATACGCCTCCGCATATTTCGGGTTTAACTCTATCGCCTTTGTAAAGTCTGCAATCGCACGGTCATACTCACCCTTTTTGCCATAGGTTATTCCCCGGTTGTTGTACGCCTGAGCGTAGTTCGGGTTTAACTCTATCGCTTTTGTATAGTTTGCTATCGCCCGGTCAAACTCACCCTTTTGGAAATGCTCGTTTCCGCTCTGGAGATAAGACTCAGCGTCGCTCACGCTGACACCCGCCTAAACTTTGCCCAGCAGACGCTGAAGCCGGAGCCGAAGCACCAGGATGAACGCCCGCCAGATGATGCGTTTTGACATCTTGGAAACGCCGGCACGGCGCTCGGTAAACACGATGGGAATCTCTTTGATTCTGCCGCCTTTGCGCCAGATTAAGAAGTCAATCTCAATTTGAAACCCGTAACCGTCCTCACGCAACTGGTTTAAGTCTATCCGGCGCAGCATATCACACCGGTACGCCTTGAAACCGGCGGTCAAGTCGCGCACCGGACAACCGGTAACCTTGCGCGCGTAAAGGCAGGCAAAGTAGGAAAGTAGCAGCCGTTTCATTGGCCAGTTGACGATGGAGATGCCATCTGAGTAGCGCGAGCCAATCACCAGGTCGTAATCTTTTAACCACGCCACCATCTCCGGAATCTTTTCCGGCGGATGGGAGAAGTCGGCGTCCATCTCAAAGCAGTAGTCGTAGTTGTGCTCCAGCGCATAGCGGAACCCGAGCACATAAGCGGTGCCCAGTCCCAGTTTTTTCTCCCGGCGAATCAGATGGACGCGCGGGTTTGTCTCCGCCATTCGGGCAACGATGTCGCCCGTGCCATCAGGCGAACCGTCGTCAATCACCAGGACCTCAATCTCCGGCAACTGGTCAAGGACCACCGGTATGATTTTCTCTATGTTCTCCGCCTCGTTGTAGGTCGGCATTATCACAAGTCCGCGTGGCACAGACAATAATAAAAATCACCCCGCTTTTGTCAAGGAGACCAGTTCGGGCTTCATTCGCACAACGACACACCTCTTGCCATCACCCACCCCGACTTTTCCCCAATCAACCGCACTTCCTCTGTTCCGCAATCGCAGGCTTTTGCCCTCAGACACAGTTGCCTCTGGTTATCTCAATGCTAAGTCGTTGTAAAATGCAAACTTAACGAATTGCCCCTTCTGTAATTGCTTGACATTGAACTTTTCTACTATATTCTATTTAATTGTGCCAATGTGGACCGCTTTTCTTGTTCTAATATCTACCGCACTCGTTGCGGCGCAACCGGTTGCGGTGTTTGTGCCCCATGACCTGTTCCGCGACGACGAGTTTGAACGCACCGTTCGGACTCTTGAACGGGCAAACTTTACGGTCACCGTTGTGTCCTCGGACACGAATGCGGCACAGGGCATTGACGGGTTGCTAATCAAACCCGACCGATTGCTCAAAGAGATTACGCCGGATGAGTTTGCCGGGCTGGTTCTGGTCAACGGCTCAGGCATCGCCCCTTACTGGAAGGACACCGTTTTACAGGAGCGGTGCCGGCAGTTTGCCGCTGCCGGTCGGATTGTGGCGGCGATTGAGCTCGCACCTTTGGTTCTTGCCCGTGCCGGTGTCCTGAAAGGTAAGACCGCCACCGTGTTTCCGGACCGATTTGCCCTCAACATCCTCAAAGAACACGGCTGCCGGCATAAATTCCAGCCGGTGGTGGTTGATGGCAACATCATCACCGCTGCCCGCGCCGAACACACGCCGGCTTTTGCCCGCGCGATTGTCCGGAAACTGAAAGGCAGGTGAATGGTGCGGGCGCTGATTCAGCGGGTTTCAAGGGCAAAGGTGACGGTTGACGGCACCACCACGGGTGAAATTGGACCCGGCTTGCTCGTTTTTCTCGGTGTCGGCAAGGAAGACAACGAAGCAATCTGCCGGCAACTGGCATCACGCATCGCCCGGCTGCGCATCTGGGACGATGAAGCGGGCAAGATGAACCGTTCGCTCCTTGATACCGGCGGTGCCGCGCTCGTTGTTTCCCAGTTCACCCTTTACGCCGACACCCGGCACGGCTTGCGACCCTCTTTTTCTGACGCCTGCGAACCGAACCGCGCCCGGGAACTTTACGAGCGGTTTGTAAGCGAGTTGCGCTATCTCGGTGTGCCGGTCCAGACCGGCAGTTTCGGTGCCCGGATGGATGTGGAACTGGTGAACTCCGGACCGGTGACGATAATGCTGGAAGAGGTGTAAATATGCTGCGCAGTATGACCGGTGTTGGCCGCGCCGAAGCGGTGCTCAAACCTTCGGGTGCGAAACTGACCATCGACATCCGCTCGGTAAATCACAAGTACTTTGAACTGGTGGCAAAACTACCGCCCCAGTTTGCCGCTTACGAACGGGAGATTCACGAACTGGTGCGCCGCTCCCTACATCGCGGTTACATCCAGTTGCAGATGACCCTGGACGAATCGGTATCGGTGCCTGCCGTTACCGTTGACCGGCAACTGGTGCAGGAGTATTTGCGCCTTGCCCGGGAATTGAAGACCCGGCACCATCTGGAAGGCGAACTGAACATCAACACCCTTCTCACCCTGCCCGGCGTCATCACGACGAAAAAGGCAAACGCCAACTCCTCCCGGTTCTGGCTTGCCAGCCGCCGGGTTTTGAATCAGGCGCTGCGCCGCCTCGTCAAGATGAAGCAGGCAGAAGGTGCCGCTTTAGCCCGGGATTTGCGCAAGCGCATCAGTAAAATCCGGCGTGCGGTGCGGCAGATTGAAGAACGGGTGCCGAAAAGGCTTGCCGAGCGCCGCGAGAACCTTTTGGAACAACTGGAGAACCTGAACATTCAGGCAAACCCGCGCCGCGTCCTGGAAGAAGTGGCGTTCATCGCCGAAAAGGTGGACATCCACGAAGAGTGTGTCCGGCTCAAGAGTCACTGCAGCCTTTTCCTGCGGGCGCTGCGCAGTTCTGCCACCTCGGGCAAGAAACTGGACTTCATCGCCCAGGAGATGCTGCGGGAAACCGACACCCTTGCTGCCAAGGCGCGCGATGTGATAATCTCGCGCCGGGCGATTGAAATCAAGGGCGAGATTGAAAAGTTGAAGGAGCAGGTGCGGAATGTTGAGTAAATTACAGCACCAGCCGTTTATGGTCATCCTCTCCTCGCCTTCCGGTGCGGGCAAGACCTCAATCTGTCAGGCGGTCGTGCGCCAGGACCGAAACATCTTCTACTCGGTCTCCGCAACCACCCGGCCGCGGCGCCCCAACGAGCGCCACGGTAAGAGTTACCTGTTTTTGACCGAAGGACAGTTTCAGCGCCTGCTCAAGCGTGATGCCCTTCTTGAATCGGCATGGGTTTATGGCTACCATTACGGCACCCCGAAAGCACCGGTGCTGAAGGCGTTCCGCGCCGGTAAAGATGTTATTGCTGACCTTGATATCCAGGGTATGCGTTCCTGCAAGCGGGTGCTGGGCGCGCGCGCCATCGGGATTTTCATCCTGCCGCCCAGCCTGAAGGAACTGCAGCATCGCCTTTTAAAACGGGGCACCGAAGACCCGGCGGTACTGGCACGGCGCCGTGCCGCCCTGAAAGAAGAGCTCGGTGCCATCCCGGAGTTTGACTATCTGGTAATAAATGATAAACTTGAACAGGCGGTCGGTGATGTTTTGACCATCATTCGTGCCGAGCGACTGCGCACATCCCGCCGCCGGAAATTAAAGGAGGTTTCAGTATGAAATGGGTTTCACTGGAAGAGTTGTGGCGAACCCAACCTAATAAATATCTGGCTTTGAACATCGCCGCCCTTGAAGTGCGACGGATTATTGAAGCGATGACCCGGGACGAGATTCAACTCCCGATGAACATCTACCACTATGCCCTGAAACGGCTCCTCCGGGGCGAACTGAAGTACGCCCCGCTTACTGAAGAAGAACTGGCGGCGCTGAGCCAGAAGACATTTGAAGAGCTCACCACCCGCCGTTCCTGAAGCCAAAAGTTAACCCCGGTCTTTTCGGAGCACGGCGGTGAGCAATCCGGAAGCTTTATTGGGCGTCACCGGCAGTATCGCCGCCTACAAGGCGCTGGAACTGGTACGCCTGTTCAAACAACACAACTGGGGCGTAACGGTCGTGATGACCCGTGCCGCAACCAAACTGGTCGGCGTGGAGTCGTTTCGCACCCTGACAAACCGCCCCGTTGCCCTGAAACTTTTTCCGGCACAGCGCCCGTTCTCCGCAACGGTTGAGCACATTGACCTTGCCACGGCGCCCGACTTAATCGTCGTCGCGCCGGCAACCGCCAACATCCTTGGCAAACTCGCCGCCGGTATCGGCGATGACCTCCTCTCCACCTTGCTCCTTGCCGTGCCGCAGGAAAAGGTCGCGGCGGGCAGGGTGCTGTTTGCGCCGGCGATGAATGTGAATATGTGGCGCAACCCGATGGTCCAGGCAAACATCGCAAAACTGAAATCCGCTGGTTACACC from the candidate division WOR-3 bacterium genome contains:
- a CDS encoding polyprenol monophosphomannose synthase, translating into MPRGLVIMPTYNEAENIEKIIPVVLDQLPEIEVLVIDDGSPDGTGDIVARMAETNPRVHLIRREKKLGLGTAYVLGFRYALEHNYDYCFEMDADFSHPPEKIPEMVAWLKDYDLVIGSRYSDGISIVNWPMKRLLLSYFACLYARKVTGCPVRDLTAGFKAYRCDMLRRIDLNQLREDGYGFQIEIDFLIWRKGGRIKEIPIVFTERRAGVSKMSKRIIWRAFILVLRLRLQRLLGKV
- the gmk gene encoding guanylate kinase — encoded protein: MLSKLQHQPFMVILSSPSGAGKTSICQAVVRQDRNIFYSVSATTRPRRPNERHGKSYLFLTEGQFQRLLKRDALLESAWVYGYHYGTPKAPVLKAFRAGKDVIADLDIQGMRSCKRVLGARAIGIFILPPSLKELQHRLLKRGTEDPAVLARRRAALKEELGAIPEFDYLVINDKLEQAVGDVLTIIRAERLRTSRRRKLKEVSV
- a CDS encoding YicC family protein, with the translated sequence MLRSMTGVGRAEAVLKPSGAKLTIDIRSVNHKYFELVAKLPPQFAAYEREIHELVRRSLHRGYIQLQMTLDESVSVPAVTVDRQLVQEYLRLARELKTRHHLEGELNINTLLTLPGVITTKKANANSSRFWLASRRVLNQALRRLVKMKQAEGAALARDLRKRISKIRRAVRQIEERVPKRLAERRENLLEQLENLNIQANPRRVLEEVAFIAEKVDIHEECVRLKSHCSLFLRALRSSATSGKKLDFIAQEMLRETDTLAAKARDVIISRRAIEIKGEIEKLKEQVRNVE
- a CDS encoding DJ-1/PfpI family protein, with the protein product MWTAFLVLISTALVAAQPVAVFVPHDLFRDDEFERTVRTLERANFTVTVVSSDTNAAQGIDGLLIKPDRLLKEITPDEFAGLVLVNGSGIAPYWKDTVLQERCRQFAAAGRIVAAIELAPLVLARAGVLKGKTATVFPDRFALNILKEHGCRHKFQPVVVDGNIITAARAEHTPAFARAIVRKLKGR
- the dtd gene encoding D-aminoacyl-tRNA deacylase, translated to MRALIQRVSRAKVTVDGTTTGEIGPGLLVFLGVGKEDNEAICRQLASRIARLRIWDDEAGKMNRSLLDTGGAALVVSQFTLYADTRHGLRPSFSDACEPNRARELYERFVSELRYLGVPVQTGSFGARMDVELVNSGPVTIMLEEV
- a CDS encoding tetratricopeptide repeat protein — protein: MSDAESYLQSGNEHFQKGEFDRAIANYTKAIELNPNYAQAYNNRGITYGKKGEYDRAIADFTKAIELNPKYAEAYYNRGIAHARKGEYDRAIADFTKAIELNPNLVEAYNNRGNAYDERGEFDLAISDFTKAIELNPNSAEAYFNRGTAYDEKGEYDRAIADFTKVIELNPNLAEVYFNRGTAYYERGEFDRAIADFTKAIELNPNLAEVYFNRGTAYYERGEFDRAIADFTKAIELNPNLVEAYNNRGITYAEMGEYDLAIADFTKAIELNPNDAGAYNNRGLAYGKKGEYDRAIADFAKAIELNPNDAGAYYNRGNAYAEKGEYDRA